The Microtus ochrogaster isolate Prairie Vole_2 unplaced genomic scaffold, MicOch1.0 UNK16, whole genome shotgun sequence genome segment TGCAGGCGTGGGCTCAGCCCCAAAAGCCCCAGCCAAGCCCTTCACTGACGTGGGGTTGACAAAGCAGGTGCATGGGTCAGCGGCAGGGCCCTCACGGAAGAAGACAGCGCCTGCATCTTCTCGTTCCCGCTGGCGCCTCCTCAGGCGCAGGCGCTGACGGGCACAGCGGTGGCGTGGCTGCTGCAGGAAGAGCAGGGTGGGCAACTTCTCCAGGAAGATCACCTTGACCCAGGGAGCCATGGTGTGCGTGGTGGGCGAGCGGTGGTGTACATTGAGCACACACACGCTAGTGACGATGGAGAAGGTGACAAGCACCATGGTGAACATGAGGTACTTTCCCACCAGCGGAACATcgagggaggtgggaggcacaATCTTGGAGATGAGCAGCAGGAATACCGTGAGCGCCAGCAGCACAGAGATGCAAAGTGTCATCTTCTCACCACAGTCCGAGGGCAAGTAGAAGACCAGGATGGCCAGCGAGGTGATGAGCACGCAGGGGATGATGAGGTTGATTGTGTAGAAGAGCGGCTTGCGACGAATGATGAAGTCATAGGTGATGTCCACATAGGTGGAGTCGTCTGGGTTCTCGTTGCGCCGGCCTGGCAGCGCAATGATGTCCCACTCCCCACTGGGTGTGAAGTCATCCAGGCTGGCCACGTCACTTTTGAGGACCAGGTCGATCTCTGTGCGGTCGTAGGTCCATGAGCGGAACTTCATCGTGCAATTCTGCTGGTCAAACGGGAAGTGCTTCACCTCAATCTTGCACGCACTTTTGTAGATGGCAGGCGGTAGCCAAAAGATGCTGCCATCATAGGAGACCACAGCATTGGAGTAGAAGGACACCTCGTACATGCCGTCAGCACTGCCAAGGAATGGGGCAGTCAGCCCTGGCTTGAGGGTCTCCATCCCACTCATCAACCCAGCAAGGAGGACCTAGGCTAGctgtgaccctctaatacagATAGGATGCAGGAATGGGGCTTGAGATGGGAGCTGCACAGGCTGGTGGTAAGAACAGGTGTTCTGTTCAGGAGGCATGCATAGCCTCAGGGGTAGAAGAGGATGATGGGGGTGGGATGCATCTGCTACTTGTCCCGAATGTGTAAGCTGAATATGAGGGTAAAGAGGTGGGGAAGCCAGAGAGGTCTGAGCAAGAAACCCCAGCAATGAAGAGGTATGGGCGCAGTCCCATCAGTTAAGGGAGTTGTGTGCCGTCAAGGTAAGAAGACTCATTGAAGGGAACAGAACAGAATCTAGGTGAAACGAGGACCCTACGTTCTTTGTCACCACCACACAGGCTTCCAGAAGTGCCCACTCTTGAATCAACTTAGGCACTGAGAACTGTCAGTCATCACTTTCCCTACCCACGCTCCAAATACCAGCAACCTAAGTAGCTAGGAGAGGCTGATCAAGTCGCCATGGCTGCCCACACTGCATTCCACTAGTTGGGTCTGTTTGTGTGGATAATGCCTGTCTACAACCTGCCGGGGAAAGCCCCTGCTTCTCACAATACCTTCCTTTGGAGCCCCTCCCCCATGAGCTCAGTCCCTCCCGAGCACACCTCTGGTCTTTCCTAACCTTCCTATCACTCCAGGGTCACCTACTTGTTGTATAGGACCACATCTGGGAGCCAGATGTGTTTGGAAGGGAGCCGGACTTTCTTCATATTGTCAAAGTCCTCAGGTTTCCAGGTGAGGCGATAATCTTCCCACtcctggaaaagagagagagcaaggtaCTACCAGCCTCTAGCCCGAAAGGGGACCCAGATCCAAATAAAGGTACAAAAGAGAACTCATATGGCTTGTGGAAAACTTCAAGTTAGTCTTCTCTCCACAGCGACTTCTCTGCCCAGACATAGGTCATGTGATGATGCTTCTCCATGTGGTTTGCCAGCTGAGCCAGGGTACTAGACTTTATATTTCACAGATGTGAAAATGAGTCTTGGGCGTGTTTCATGTGTTTAAATCAGAGTTGAACAGGGATGATTGTgaaaacctgtaatcccagcaacagcaaggcagagacaggcagacatctctgtgagttcaagaccacc includes the following:
- the Chrnb2 gene encoding neuronal acetylcholine receptor subunit beta-2 isoform X2, which codes for MARRSSFMALLLSFGLLWLCSEVLATDTEERLVEHLLDPSRYNKLIRPATNGSELVTVQLMVSLAQLISVHEREQIMTTNVWLTQEWEDYRLTWKPEDFDNMKKVRLPSKHIWLPDVVLYNNADGMYEVSFYSNAVVSYDGSIFWLPPAIYKSACKIEVKHFPFDQQNCTMKFRSWTYDRTEIDLVLKSDVASLDDFTPSGEWDIIALPGRRNENPDDSTYVDITYDFIIRRKPLFYTINLIIPCVLITSLAILVFYLPSDCGEKMTLCISVLLALTVFLLLISKIVPPTSLDVPLVGKYLMFTMVLVTFSIVTSVCVLNVHHRSPTTHTMAPWVKVIFLEKLPTLLFLQQPRHRCARQRLRLRRRQREREDAGAVFFREGPAADPCTCFVNPTSVKGLAGAFGAEPTPAAGPGHSAGPCSCGLREAVDGVRFIADHMRSEDDDQSESMRRSIS
- the Chrnb2 gene encoding neuronal acetylcholine receptor subunit beta-2 isoform X1, with the translated sequence MARRSSFMALLLSFGLLWLCSEVLATDTEERLVEHLLDPSRYNKLIRPATNGSELVTVQLMVSLAQLISVHEREQIMTTNVWLTQEWEDYRLTWKPEDFDNMKKVRLPSKHIWLPDVVLYNNADGMYEVSFYSNAVVSYDGSIFWLPPAIYKSACKIEVKHFPFDQQNCTMKFRSWTYDRTEIDLVLKSDVASLDDFTPSGEWDIIALPGRRNENPDDSTYVDITYDFIIRRKPLFYTINLIIPCVLITSLAILVFYLPSDCGEKMTLCISVLLALTVFLLLISKIVPPTSLDVPLVGKYLMFTMVLVTFSIVTSVCVLNVHHRSPTTHTMAPWVKVIFLEKLPTLLFLQQPRHRCARQRLRLRRRQREREDAGAVFFREGPAADPCTCFVNPTSVKGLAGAFGAEPTPAAGPGHSAGPCSCGLREAVDGVRFIADHMRSEDDDQSVREDWKYVAMVIDRLFLWIFVFVCVFGTIGMFLQPLFQNYTATTFLHPDHSAPSSK